The genomic stretch ATCAAAGACCCATCACATAGATAAcacaacccaaagcttatttccactaaaataagaCCACATctgtgatttatctgcatcagaaGGCCGTAGATAAATAATAATCAGGAACTGACTATGAGATCAAAGTCATAGAACAAAATACCATTTGACAGAGATATTGCTGTTTTGCTATCCTGCTCAAGGAAAATGATCACAGAAaagattaataaaataaataacatcAGGACCCATGCGATGGAGATACAAAAAGAGCTTTTGCTCCAAGGCTACTGAACCTGAGGTGCTAAGCTGAGCTTAACTAACTTGAGGTCGGGTTCAGAGATATTCATTCAAGTAAGagtgtacccagtgcatgaggctcccgccactgcaggctttgggaagggtcataatgtaAGCAGCCTTTCCCATGCTTCGTGGAGAGGCTGTCTCTCGACTCGATTCCAAGACCACTaagtcacaatggagcaaccttaatATTGCATAGAGATCCACCCTCAGCAATATTCATTAATTTCATTCAACCTACCTTATTGCTATCCAGATCTGAGGAGAATAGAAGAGaccaaggtcctccaaaataaagagatgcagtccacTTTTGGTTGATGAAGAAAAGTCCAGCCTGTTGTATAGAGATCCCTAGTATTGTCGATGTAGCTTGGTGGATGATGTTGGGGCTCTCAGCAACTCACGGACAGCAGGTACAGCCAGCAGCAGTAAGTAGTAACCGAGAGGGGCAGAGAGAGTGCAAGAGAGAGAcgagatgagagagaatatcgagaaagagaggagggacGAGAGTGAGAGGCAAGAAAAGGGAGAGGGCAACGGGAGAGAGAAAtcgtggggggggggttggggtgttctttttctttcaatattcttcattcattaGGTTTTCCTCTGTGAGACTTTCCTCcagccaaatagaatgcacatGAGGCTGGGTCTTGTGCCTACGCCGCTGGTACAcgtggatgtccccatcaagCAACCCTGTGTTGAAACACGCTAAACCTTAAAATAGGCTGGAACCCAAGCCTTAAAATAGGCCAGAACACGCTAAGCCTGGGCTTTCTTGGACCTCCTGTGCTGGTATGTCTTCAATATTGCATCgcaacccaaagcttatttccactaaaataagcccACATTTGTGATTTATATGAATTAATTCTCCTCGGCTTGAAAAAAACTCATCTACGAGTTTTGTAGTCATAAGGGGGAAACAATATGTGAGTAGCAGTTTTAACCATTCCCAACAAGAATTCTGGTTGTGTACAGCAGTATGAATAAAGCCCTTAACCTACGAGATTTTCTCACTGAAGAATTAAAGTGGTAACACAAACTCTACTACGAGAACAACATCATGATTGTGACGGTTTCTTGTTGAGTGTCTTTGACTTTGTCCATCTACCACAACTACCTCAACCTTCTCTTTGGTCTTGTCTACCTTGAGCTCTGTGACGTAGAAGTCTTCCGCCTTTGAATCGACAAGCACTCTTTATTTGTTGCTGCAGGCCACTGTGATCTCTTGAGCTTTATCCTTGACCTTAAGTTCCTTTTCTGGTCTCTTCTCTTCATGTGGAGGTGCAAAATTGAGATCAATATGTAAAGTCAATGGTGATTTTGGTATATGCTGATTCTTTGCTGAATTATAGCCAATCGTTTATTTTGTCCCCTCATCTCTCCAAGAACTTGATTAAGAAAAGTTTGGATGTAGACCATCTCAGAGGCacttataattaaaaaaacttagtaataattaaaatagagaaataaagaCACTTAACTAATCTCGTATGCCTAGCCTTAACGATTGAAGTGACCCATTACAATAAAAACACATTGGATCAAAGACCCATCACATAGATAAcacaacccaaagcttatttccactaaaataagaCCACATctgtgatttatctgcatcagaaGGCCGTAGATAAATAATAATCAGGAACTGACTATGAGATCAAAGTCATAGAACAAAATACCATTTGACAGAGATATTGCTGTTTTGCTATCCTGCTCAAGGAAAATGATCACAGAAaagattaataaaataaataacatcAGGACCCATGCGATGGAGATACAAAAAGAGCTTTTGCTCCAAGGCTACTGAACCTGAGGTGCTAAGCTGAGCTTAACTAACTTGAGGTCGGGTTCAGAGATATTCATTCAAGTAAGagtgtacccagtgcatgaggctcccgccactgcaggctttgggaagggtcataatgtaAGCAGCCTTTCCCATGCTTCGTGGAGAGGCTGTCTCTCGACTCGATTCCAAGACCACTaagtcacaatggagcaaccttaatATTGCATAGAGATCCACCCTCAGCAATATTCATTAATTTCATTCAACCTACCTTATTGCTATCCAGATCTGAGGAGAATAGAAGAGaccaaggtcctccaaaataaagagatgcagtccacTTTTGGTTGATGAAGAAAAGTCCAGCCTGTTGTATAGAGATCCCTAGTATTGTCGATGTAGCTTGGTGGATGATGTTGGGGCTCTCAGCAACTCACGGACAGCAGGTACAGCCAGCAGCAGTAAGTAGTAACCGAGAGGGGCAGAGAGAGTGCAAGAGAGAGAcgagatgagagagaatatcgagaaagagaggagggacGAGAGTGAGAGGCAAGAAAAGGGAGAGGGCAACGGGAGAGAGAAAtcgtggggggggggttggggtgttctttttctttcaatattcttcattcattaGGTTTTCCTCTGTGAGACTTTCCTCcagccaaatagaatgcacatGAGGCTGGGTCTTGCGCCTACGCCGCTGGTACAcgtggatgtccccatcaagCAACCCTGTGTTGAAACACGCTAAACCTTAAAATAGGCTGGAACCCAAGCCTTAAAATAGGCCAGAACACGCTAAGCCTGGGCTTTCTTGGACCTCCTGTGCTGATATGTCTTCAATATTGCATCgcaacccaaagcttatttccactaaaataagcccACATTTGTGATTTATATGAATTAATTCTCCTCGGCTTGAAAAAAACTCATCTACGAGTTTTGTAGTCATAAGGGGGAAACAATATGTGAGTAGCAGTTTTAACCATTCCCAACAAGAATTCTGGTTGTGTACAGTAGTATGAATAAAGCCCTTAACCTACGAGATTTTCTCACTGAAGAATTAAAGTGGTAACACAAACTCTACTACGAGAACAACATCATGATTGTGACGGTTTCTTGTTGAGTGTCTTTGACTTTGTCCATCTACCACAACTACCTCAACCTTCTCTTTGGTCTTGTCTACCTCGAGCTTTGTGACGTAGAAGTCTTCCGCCTTTGAATCGACAAGCACTCTTTATTTGTTGCTGCAGGCCACTGTGATCTCTTGAGCTTTATCCTTGACCTTAAGTTCCTTTTCTGGTCTCTTCTCTTCATGTAGAGGTGCAAAATTGAGATCAATATGTAAAGTCAATGGTGATTTTGGTATATGCTGATTCTTTGCTGAATTATAGCCAATTGTTTATTTTGTCCCCTCATCTCTCCAAGAACTTGATTAAGAAAAGTTTGGATGTAGGCCATCTCAGAGGCacttataattaaaaaaacttagtaataattaaaatagagaaataaagaCACTTAACTAATCTCGTATGCCTAGCCTTAACGATTGAAGTGACCCATTACAATAAAAACACATTGGATCAAAGACCCATCACATAGATAAcacaacccaaagcttatttccactaaaataagaCCACATctgtgatttatctgcatcagaaGGCCGTAGATAAATAATCACCGTCAAAGaacaaaatagaacaaaataCCATTTGACAGAGATATTGCTGTTTTGCTATCCTGCTCAAGGAAAATGATCACAGAAaagattaataaaataaataacatcAGGACCCATGCGATGGAGATACAAAAAGAGCTTTTGCTCCAAGGCTACTGAACCTGAGGTGCTAAGCTGAGCTTAGCTAACTTGAGGTCGGGTTCAGAGATATTCATTCAAGTAAGagtgtacccagtgcatgaggctcccgccactgcaggctttgggaagggtcataatgtaAGCAGCCTTCCCCTTGCTTCGTGGAGAGGCTGTCTCTCGACTCGATTCCAAGACCACTAAGTCACAATGGAACAACCTTAATATTGCATAGAGATCCACCCTCAGCAATATTCATTAATTTCATTCAACTATTCAAGTCTCAAAACATATTGGGCTGTTACAGTATGAAGGTCCTTGAGGCTCTATCAGACCTCAAAGCCCAAACTCAACAAATCAGCAAAAGGGAGTTGGTTTTCTCCTGTGCTCATGCACCTTAAATCCCCAAAACACATTTCTTTTGTGTTATTTTCAAAAagtaataaattttaaaaaatatcctCTCACTCACTacacctttcttttttcctgtaATAAATCTACATACAACTCTCCATCTTTTTAGGAAACCTCAACAAAAACTTGCGTCTTAACTTGCTAAGAAGCTTATTTTCTTACCTCTTATCTTTCCCACATCACTCCTCATTATAAACtgccctttctctttctctagtaaAGAGGaaacctctcttcctctctccttccccaTTTCAATGTCCCAtcatctgtgtgtgtgtgtgtgtgtgtgtgtgcggtGACAACCATAGGTATGAGGTCTATGGACCACAGTAAACATATCCCATGTGCCAAAATCACCTCAATCACAATATAGTAGGACATTATTAACTAAGTTTGTGTTAAGAAAGCCAAGTTGAATGGATACAATATCAGTCAAGTCAACTAAGCATGTCATAGCACTGGCAAAGTGAAGTTGGTTGAAGTCAGGTATACCCTTTGTTAGACGTACAAAATTTATTATGGGTGAAGCCATGAAGGCCTCAAGGGGGGGTACGGAAGCTCCTATTGAAAAACCCACAATACATGGAGAACAAAAAGGAGGCAGCAGTTCCCAAGGTGAGGTTGCCTTGTGCAGGGAAAGTCACAGGTGCAAGGGTGGTAAAGTGGAGTATTCATCTAAAAACAATAATTCGGCAATGAAACAAATCACATTTCATTTACAACTTAATCTCAAGAAGCTTTTCCCAACTCTATGTTGGTGGTTTTCACATGTACAAGGCAGTGCACCCTGGGAAACTAACTGAGCAAAAGTGGTAGATTACTGGAAAGACTTAAAATCTACAACATAATTCCGTTTTTAGTACAGTCAGCATATAAAATATCAGTAAACCCATAAGAAATGGAGACATAGAAAGGCAGAAGCTCCTCCATAATTAAGATAGTAACAAGAAACAACAATCTAAGATGACTTACCACCAATACAAAAATGCTAATGTTCATAAAGGTACAAGGGGAAGAGAAAGCAACAAGACATCAGCTCAGTAAAAGATATCCATCCAAAACAACATCATCCTTAGTAGCCTAATGGAATGTAGATGCAAGAGATTTCTTTGTATTTGTATAAATAATGCAAATACAAGAAAGATTTTCTATAGATCTGCCCCTTCTTTTACACAGCCTTGGCCAAAAGCTCACCTCTTATTTCCATGCTCTTAATAACTGAAGGTTAACAAATTAGCTTTCCTACTGGGGCAAAGTCTCTTCAATTTCCTTCCACAAGCCAGCAGTTTTACGAAATCTCTCCTTCATTTCACCGACAACCTCTCGTGCCTCTGCAACCTTTGAAATGCTCGCAAGCCCATTCACAAGTGTCTTCATGGTCGTGAAGTTCGGGACCCAATCCTTCTGCATACTTTCCTTACACAACTTTAATGCAGCATCAAAATCCTTGCCTTGGCAAAGAAAGTGAATCAGAGTAAAGTAGCAATAGCTATCAGGGACGCATCCCTTACTTGGCATATCATTAAATAGCCTCTTTGCTTCCTCCAAATCCCCCTCCTTACAGAAGCCATGAATGAGGTTGCAATAAGTAACAGAATTAGGGTTCATGCCCCTTGACAGCATACCTTCAAACAAAGCCTTAGCCTCAGCAGATTTTTTGAGCTTGCAAAGACTCTGGATCCTAGTATTATACGTACTAACACTAGGATGAAAATCATACTTTTTCATCAATTCCAAGACTTTTCCAACATCTTCAAACTTCTCCTCTTTATAAAAGCCCGCAAGCAACGTATCAAAAGAAGTAGCATTAGGCTGACAACCTTTCCCATCCATCTCAGCTAAAATCGAGTAAGCCGAACTAGAAGAACCCGATTCACAAAAAGCTTTGATGACAGTATTATACGTATCCAAATTTGGCATAATTCCATAAGTTTTGGGGAATTCCATGAAAATTCGACTTACCTCGTCGTATTTTTTCCCGACAATGCAAGCGAACAGGAGGGCATTTAGAGACTTGGCTGATCGAGAGATACCCAGTTCGTCCATTTGCTTGAAAGTGTCGATGGCTTGATCGAGCATCCCAGCTTGGCCGTATAGAACAATGGCATGAGACATATAACGTTCATTTCGAAGGTCAGGGCGGGTTTTCAGTTCATCAAGGTAGGAGCGGATAAAATCGAATGATTTGGATTCGGTGAGTTTCGAAACGGCAACGGAGAAGACAACGCGATCGAGGTGAAGTTCAGGGGTAAGAGAAGCAGAGCGGCATATGTCGAGGATACGTTCAGGGCTTTTCTCAGATTGCAGGAGCCCGAGAGCAACTCTAGCTTTATGTCTGCCAGTGAGAGGTGTAGAGTCCGAGCTAAGGTTGGATGAGAAACTACGACGGTGGAGAAGAAAGTAGCGGCGCAAACGAGAGGCGGAAGCCATTACTTTCAGATTAGATGgttgtgaaagaaaaaagaagctgTTTCAGAGTGACATTAAAGGGCTTTGACCAGAGAGGGAAGTCTGAGCGGCCATAGCGAGTCGCGAGTCTCAGGTCGCAAACCTTTGTTGAAATTTTAAGAGCaggaataaaaggaaaatttgtgACGGGGTTTGAACCCGACGTGAATCGAACACGCAACCTTCTGATCTGGAGTCAGACGCGCTACCATTGCGCCACGGATCCGTTGGTACTAATATCTGTAACAAATCCCTTAAGACTAAagtactaataaaaaaaaatttaaaaggtaGAAAATACATAGAGAAGTCAATGTGAAACAATTCAACCTCAACCAAAGACACAAATTAAGTTGTGTTATCTAGGAGAGGCCGTTAACATATCATAATGATCTTCGCCTCTATTCTCAAGCATTTTTTCATGTCTTgcaattaaggatgtgaatttgtaatcgaaatcatttatcaaaatcgaattgACCCATTTACATCGAAACCACAAAATCGTatagtaaatggtgtggttagggttttaagtttcaggctgattagttaaatgggtcgggTCAATTTTAACCGcagaacccgttggtttcaaatcgaattgaaaccgtttaaaaccgtttaaaccgtttaaaccgatccgattaatttgtataataattaaataaataaggggCAGTAATTcgtataataattaaaaattaaattaagtgttcatcctgctttggtatgatttattgcaattcagtacaaatttaggctttagatcataaatttgtaatccatatatgttactatgttattatgttattcATATATGGGTATTTTGGTTGAACcacttgtcattttaatattttatgctgtagaatgCTGGATTTGAATGTTGTATGATGTTAGTtataaatgtttgagaatgaccgtGCAAAATAATAACActaaattatcaaattaagacataacATCGTTAatatataatcttttatttgtggttgtcaattattttttgataagcttatgatcttcaatttagagatggttgcaagttatatcAAACCggttgtgaaccgttttacaaaccgtatggaataaattgaaactgaaattgtttaaaaccgtgaaatcgacatcatttagaaaccgtgaaaatataaacaatttactaaacagtcacggtttcagaaagtggaaccatttagtaaatggtgggcttatggttttagtcaaataagtgtgaaccgaatcgatccgcaccgtttaaaccgaaacctaaccgattaacacccttacttgCAATGGATGcatcaaaatcatttttagCAATATATCTTTTTTCTCGCCATCTTTGATTAGCTTGGTGCTTATTTTTATGGACCAATGAAATACCTATGGTTTGATACATAAGAAATTGTCCATCCCATTTTATAAACAAATCTTTCATCCATGGTGAAGGAAGAatcatttatttatgtattttgatatggttttttattttatttgttttaaagaTATCGGGGAACAGTTGGGAGAGCATTATCGACTTCATTTAGTAGATGGTAAAGTAATAATGACCTTAGATTTATGTATTTTTCATTCTCCCACGTTGGAGGGGAATTTTTTCCCTCTATTTATGTATGAGTGATTTTTTTGTGATATCAATGGAAGCAGATGTAGAGATTCCTCCACTCATTCATATATAAATAGAATGAGAAAGTTTACCTCCACCGTGGGTGACGGAAAAGCACATCCATATAGCTCGAGATACCTTGGCCTTGAGGGCAGGTCAAGATTGATTTTTTGACCCTAAGACATGGCGTGGCCAAGGTTGAGGCCTCAAGTTGAGCCTGGCCTGACcttgttttcttatttcttcattttcttcctatTCTTCTTCCTGATTAGGCCAAACCCTTGCATCTCCCTTGCATCCTACTTACCCCTTCCCATggtcagggtcaattagggtcaaCCTATCCCAACCTTAAAGGGTTGGTCAAGGTCAAGTTTTGTAGGCCCTGAGTCAAGGCTAGGCTAAGCTTAAACCCAACCAAGGGGACATAAAGTTGGGCATGGATTTTACAAAACCCGGCCCAACTTTACCATGTTGCATCTTTAAACATAATAATACAGAGGGTCCTTAGAGTGAGTTTACACATGATGCTTACATGCACTTGTAAGTCGCAAGGGAACGGTCTCAACAAAATTTCACTTAGGCATCCCCTTACTATGGTCCGATTGCTTGGCACTCATAAAGTTTGAATATATTATTTAAATCATTATTGTTGAGACACCCAATAATACAGTACGTACCAAACCCgcttgggagattggtgaggtgtccccaccaggAATACAACAAGTACCTAGGAGTTTGGAAGATCGATGAAggtatgcaaactttagtcccacattgtcTAATGAGAGATTATTATACTAATTAATAACCTCTATCGTCCTTAACATAGCACAATGTGTTTTTAAATATTGAGGCCTATGGGCCAAATTAGACAAAATTGTGCAGGGTTAATGAGGCCGAGGCGTTAtaaatggtattagagcagatTCCCGACAGATTGTGGTTCCATAGCAGAGATGTTGTCCCGAAATGAGAGAAGTTGTGACACCCAATAATATAGTAAGTAGGGGAAAAATACATGGtacaacgcattttaaagccttaagaCCCACAGGCCAaataggacaatattgtgcaaggttaatggggtggCTGGAGCATTACACTTGCATGTTAAGATTTCTTATAAACTGTCATTGTCAGTCCTAAATATCAAAACTACCCTTTTAAGGGCAATGAATTGATTATTTGGACACTCCCTATACTACATGGCCTGATTGCTTAACACCCCTAAATATTGAAATTATTACTTAAAGCCCCATGAAACTTGACAGTGTTAGTCTGTAGTTAATGATTGAATAGAATATATCATTTTGCGAAGTTGAGAAGTGCATTTGGAGTTTTGTACAACCGACACGACCCTCTtaaacttaagggaaaattctataacTCAATTGTACGCTCAGGTATGATGTACAAGACGAAAATGTTGGGCAGCTAATAAACGACATAAGATAAGCAATGTGTAGCAAATATGAGAATGATAAGATGGATGTGTGAGAAAACTATGAAGGATAAGATAAGGAATGAAACTATTAGAGCGAACTTAGGAGTCGCCCCAATCCATGATAAACTATGGAAAAGTCGATTGAGATGGTATGTTTGTGTTCAACAGATACCATTGGATGTATCAGTAGGAGGGACAATCTGACCCAAATAAAAAGATATAAAAGTGCTAGAGgacagcaaaaaaaaataaataataagtggtgatgaaagacatgcatagatTAGGACTTACCCCAAGTATGGTATCGAATAGAGCGGACTGGAGAGCCAAGATCCAGTTAGTTAACTCATATAGTTGTGTTCTACTTTGTTACTAGTTTGTGatctgtttattttcacttgTACTTTTCCTTTTGCTTGTCTTTGATTGAATtcatgtaaccaaccccattaaTTGTGATAAggatttttgttgttgttgttgttgttattgaaATAACATCTTTTGAAACGTGCAAGAAAAAATGTTGGAGAGGGACAAGCTTGCTTCTCCTATATTTTAAGTAAAactctcccctttcttttacctAAAAATAGGTTATTGCTCAAATGCTTTCATAATTGATGTTGAATGTGTTTCGCAGTAAATATGTTATTCAGGTTTAgcaaccaaaaaacaaaaggtaaGTACATTATTTAGGCCAAAGTGGCTTAAAGTACTTTTATAGAATGAAGTCTCAATATAATTACTTCCAACACTAATATTGTCTGTTGTACCTGCACAAATGGTATGCGGCTGCAAAACGtgttgatgcagttgcacgatggacttaggaaggaaatatcttttgatttgattttctattgttttagaattaatttctttttaaattagctatcttctaattttataatattttcctttaaagtagtttccattaattgtttagtttttttcctttatattggacatgtaaacaatggagaagtttcagttttagttttgaaGAATATAAATATGATTAAGAGTTTGGTATGAAAACCATGGTTGTcgattcccccttcttcttcctctaaaattttccaatttattcttttttttttcctcttttcattatcttcttccttttattattctggtttccttctcttctcctctctattGTTACTGCAATTACTGTTACTTTTCTGTTTGGGAATACCCTGTTCTAAGCGAAGGTTGCAGCCAACGGAAACTGGGTTCTGCTCCTTTGTGGCCGGTCTATTTGCGCTAATGTCTAGAGCGAAGGGAACCCTCCCCTAGGCGACACAAATCATAAGATTTCAGATGCCGAATAGTCCCTTTACTACCAGCTTTTCATACCTGCAATTGAGACTGACGCCACTCTACTGCTAGGAAGAATCTCAGGCCCTTCTTGCAACCTTCCTGCTGGTAAATCCAAGTGC from Macadamia integrifolia cultivar HAES 741 chromosome 11, SCU_Mint_v3, whole genome shotgun sequence encodes the following:
- the LOC122092830 gene encoding pentatricopeptide repeat-containing protein At1g61870, mitochondrial-like, coding for MASASRLRRYFLLHRRSFSSNLSSDSTPLTGRHKARVALGLLQSEKSPERILDICRSASLTPELHLDRVVFSVAVSKLTESKSFDFIRSYLDELKTRPDLRNERYMSHAIVLYGQAGMLDQAIDTFKQMDELGISRSAKSLNALLFACIVGKKYDEVSRIFMEFPKTYGIMPNLDTYNTVIKAFCESGSSSSAYSILAEMDGKGCQPNATSFDTLLAGFYKEEKFEDVGKVLELMKKYDFHPSVSTYNTRIQSLCKLKKSAEAKALFEGMLSRGMNPNSVTYCNLIHGFCKEGDLEEAKRLFNDMPSKGCVPDSYCYFTLIHFLCQGKDFDAALKLCKESMQKDWVPNFTTMKTLVNGLASISKVAEAREVVGEMKERFRKTAGLWKEIEETLPQ